A window of the Planococcus citri chromosome 4, ihPlaCitr1.1, whole genome shotgun sequence genome harbors these coding sequences:
- the LOC135844932 gene encoding uncharacterized protein LOC135844932, protein MNSFILSILCAFVTEVRSKPGDDSTHWMNGIPIRCSKTNKYMVFRQYPVKIINLKDECRNYPFADEDLYSKENQEKCLKDILVHSSLFEGKPDLSCGQPYGCLTPSQILPLWYFDSSSARLASCSHINLIPVWKSIADGNLKAVDLLVATIIKKTDGSDVIFGVNGVLKMVVPDGPRKMYLSDAKHDRVVEIPKIIYRLIKFEAWERKFIAVIVIHNDPSAVRDADRLCDKNDTLPGWDKIINDDPKTGLTYVCRMTPKLEIKLSLNVYDTDDLNMAAVPREGYSNEVYFDYKQGIINSIFERIKLKQVSTTPNKIKTF, encoded by the exons atgaattcgtttATTTTATCTATTCTGTGTGCTTTCGTAACCGAAGTGCGATCAAAACCAGGTGACGACTCGACTCACTGGATGAATGGAATACCCATAAGGTGCTCAAAAACCAATAAGTATATGGTATTTCGACAATATcctgtcaaaattataaatttaaaagaTGAATGCAGAAATTATCCATTTGCTGATGAAGATTTGTACTCGAAG gaaaatcaggaaaaatgtttgaaagacATTCTAGTACATTCGTCCTTATTTGAAGGAAAACCTGACCTGTCATGTGGGCAACCTTACGGATGTTTAACGCCATCGCAGATACTTCCACTGTGGTATTTTGACTCGAGCTCAGCCAGGCTTGCTAGTTGCTCGCATATTAACTTGATCCCAGTTTGGAAAAGCATCGCAGATGGAAATTTGAAAGCAGTTGATCTTCTCGTTGCTACAATTATTAAG AAAACAGATGGTAGTGATGTTATTTTTGGTGTAAATGGAGTTTTAAAAATGGTGGTACCGGACGGCCctcgaaaaatgtatttatcgGATGCTAAACACGATCGTGTagtggaaattccaaaaataatttaccgACTTATCAAATTTGAAGCGTGGGAAAGAAAATTCATCGCAGTAATCGTAATCCATAATGATCCTAGCGCAGTCCGGGATGCTGACAGACTTTGCGACAAAAACGATACTCTACCAGGATGGGATAAAATAATTAACGATGATCCAAAAACTGGATTAACTTACGTTTGTCGCATGAcaccaaaacttgaaattaaattgaGCCTTAATGTTTACGATACAGATGATCTAAATATGGCCGCAGTTCCTCGTGAAGGTTATTCTAACGAGGTGTATTTTGATTATAAACAGGGCATTATCAATTCAATCTTTGAGAGAATAAAGTTGAAACAAGTATCTACCACCCCAAATAAAATAAAgactttttaa
- the LOC135843436 gene encoding uncharacterized protein LOC135843436 has product MNSLIFSILCVFVTEVRSKQALLISIHPKYWGNLEDVWYNNTASDPYSDENEYFAACPASSSLEQQFNNDVSLTKQSVFSRLILWRNQSLTHNDVDFCEKSYEPAMIYNSHTKAYKIGYELYFFRNETTIQYSRDDYHYSYYNRVNTKKFPHEIENKTIFNGTSEFVNRYEEGLQIIFNFANGYPTLGFHWINVLSIIYTKNNKHAILETHPVKLENLKDECRNYRPVDEKLYSMKNQKKHLKDILVPSSSLKGNPDMSCGQPYGCLTPSQILPLWYFDSSSARLASCSYSLNEIPVWKCIADGNLRRVDLFIAAIIKKSSVDEVIFGVNGVLKMMVPGGRRKMYLSDTKRDRVVKIPKIIYRIINFEAVNIKHMAVIVIHNDPSGVRDTDKLCDKNDTLIRTWDTIINNDPKTGLTYICPMTTDLEKKLETNFYRINKLNLDDIPHDVDSANLFWDDEEEIVNLSFERFLKEYPK; this is encoded by the exons ATGAATTCATTGATTTTCtctattttatgtgtttttgtAACTGAGGTGCGATCAAAACAAG CATTACTTATCAGTATACACCCTAAGTATTGGGGGAACCTTGAAGACGTTTGGTACAACAATACCGCATCTGACCCATATTCCGACGAAAACGAATATTTTGCCGCGTGTCCTGCTTCCAGTTCTCTAGAGCAGCAATTCAACAATGATGTCTCGTTGACCAAACAAAGCGTATTCTCGCGGTTAATTTTGTGGAGAAATCAATCCCTGACGCACAATGATGTTGATTTCTGTGAAAAGTCATACGAGCCTGCGATGATTTATAATTCACATACGAAAGCGTACAAGATCGGATATGAG ctgtatttttttagaaacgaGACCACAATTCAGTACAGTAGAGATGATTAtcattactcgtattataacAGG gtgaatacaaaaaaattcccGCATGAAATTGAGAACAAAACAATATTCAATGGTACCTCGGAATTTGTAAATAGATACGAAGAGGGGttgcaaattattttcaatttcgccAATGGATATCCGACTCTG GGTTTTCATTGGATAAATGTACTCTCAATAATAtacacaaaaaacaacaaacatgCAATACTTGAAACACATCCtgtcaaacttgaaaatttaaaagatgaaTGCAGAAATTATCGACCtgtcgatgaaaaattgtactcaaTG aaaaatcagaaaaagcaTTTGAAAGACATTCTGGTACCTTCGTCCTCATTAAAAGGAAACCCTGATATGTCATGCGGGCAACCTTACGGATGTTTAACACCATCGCAGATACTTCCACTGTGGTATTTTGACTCGAGCTCAGCCAGACTTGCCAGTTGTTCGTATTCATTAAACGAAATACCAGTTTGGAAATGCATCGCAGATGGAAATTTGAGAAGAGTCGATCTTTTCATAGCTGCAATTATCAAG AAATCAAGTGTTGACGAAGTCATTTTTGGTGTAAATGGAGTATTGAAAATGATGGTACCGGGCGGCAggagaaaaatgtatttatcgGATACTAAACGCGATCGTGtcgtgaaaattccaaaaataatttatcgaattattaattttgaagcGGTGAATATTAAACATATGGCAGTAATTGTAATCCATAATGATCCTAGCGGTGTCCGAGATACTGATAAACTTTGCGACAAAAACGATACTCTTATTCGCACTTGGGATACAATAATCAACAATGATCCGAAAACTGGATTAACTTACATTTGTCCGATGACCacagatcttgaaaaaaaattagaaacaaatttttaccgTATAAATAAACTAAATTTGGATGATATTCCCCATGATGTTGATTCTGCGAATTTGTTTTGGGATGATGAAGAGGAAATTGTCAATTTAAGctttgaaagatttttaaaagaGTATCCcaagtga
- the LOC135843435 gene encoding uncharacterized protein LOC135843435, translating into MNPLIFPILCFFVTEVRSEKALLLNILYGRNCWGDLEDVWHNNTPSQYRREDKYIAACPASSPLEQQFNKDVSLSKQSVFSRLLLRRNQSLEDSDVDFCEKSYEPGMIYNSLTGEYKIGYELYFFRNESKREYSSTKDDYHNHKTVNKEKHTYNTEDQTIFNGTSEFVIRYEDVNHIMFNVTNGYPTLAFYWIHVLSIKCSKNNKHMVFEGDLGNLENLKDECKNYRLADEELYSKKNQKKCLKDILVPSSVFKGNPDLSCGQPYGCLTPSQILPLWYFASISSVRLASCSYLNLIPVWKSIAEGNLRRVDLFIGAIIKNLGYEVSVDKVIFGVNGVLKMTVPGGRRRMYLSDTKRDRVVEIPKIIYRIIKVEALGCSHFAVIVIHNDPSAVRDADRLCDKNDTLIDTWDKIINDDPKTGLTYVCRMTTVLEKKLDVDCCSINELKLAEVPCHRHDRSEEWWSYENREEIVNSSFERFLKEIS; encoded by the exons ATGAACCCATtgattttcccaattttatgttttttcgtAACCGAAGTGCGATCAGAAAAAG CTTTACTTCTTAATATACTCTACGGACGCAATTGTTGGGGGGACCTTGAAGACGTTTGGCACAATAATACCCCTAGCCAATATAGACGTGAAGACAAATATATTGCCGCGTGCCCAGCTTCCAGCCCTCTAGAGCAGCAATTCAACAAAGATGTCTCGTTGTCCAAACAAAGCGTATTCTCGCGGTTACTTTTGCGGAGAAATCAATCCCTGGAAGACAGTGATGTTGATTTTTGTGAGAAGTCGTACGAACCTGGGATGATTTATAATTCACTTACGGGAGAGTATAAAATCGGATATGAG ctgtatttttttagaaacgaGTCCAAACGTGAGTACAGCAGTACAAAAGATGATTATCATAATCATAAAACG GTAAATAAAGAAAAGCACACGTATAACACTGAGGATCAAACAATATTCAATGGTACCTCTGAATTTGTAATTAGATACGAAGATGTCAACCACATTATGTTCAATGTCACCAATGGATATCCCACTCTG GCTTTTTATTGGATACATGTACTGTCTATAAAATGCTCTAAAAACAATAAACACATGGTATTCGAAGGAGATCTTGgaaaccttgaaaatttgaaggacGAATGCAAAAATTATCGACTTGCTGATGAAGAATTGTACTCAAAG aaaaatcagaaaaagtgtttaaaaGACATTTTAGTGCCTTCGTCCGTATTTAAAGGGAACCCTGATCTGTCATGCGGACAACCCTACGGATGTTTAACGCCATCGCAGATACTTCCATTGTGGTATTTTGCCTCGATCTCATCAGTCAGACTTGCCAGTTGTTCGTATTTAAACTTGATACCGGTATGGAAAAGCATTGCAGAAGGAAATTTGAGAAGAGTCGATCTTTTCATAGGTGCAATTATCAAG AATTTAGGTTATGAAGTCAGTGTTGACAAAGTCATTTTTGGTGTAAATGGAGTTTTAAAAATGACGGTACCGGGTGGCAGGCGAAGAATGTATTTATCAGATACTAAACGCGATCGTGTcgtggaaattccaaaaataatttatcgaaTTATTAAAGTCGAAGCGTTAGGTTGCAGTCATTTCGCAGTAATCGTAATCCATAATGATCCTAGCGCAGTCCGGGATGCTGATAGACTTTGCGACAAAAACGATACTCTTATTGACACGTGGGATAAAATAATCAACGATGATCCAAAAACTGGGTTAACTTACGTTTGTCGGATGACcacagttcttgaaaaaaaattagacgtCGATTGTTGCAGCataaatgaactaaaattggcCGAAGTTCCATGTCACAGACATGATCGGTCTGAGGAGTGGTGGTCTTATGAGAATAGAGAGGAAATTGTCAATTCAAGCTTTGAGAGATTTTTAAAAGAGATATCCTAA